The genomic window TAAAAATTAGTTATAATTGACTGATTGGTCAAATATAGAAATTTAATTTATATAATTAATAATTTTTACCTCAAAAAAAATTTTTTATAAAAAATGTGGCTTTACGATCTGTAAAGCCACATTTTAGAAATGCTTATTTTTCAAGTTGATTTATTAACAAATTCTTTCTAATATTTTTTCTAATTTTAAAGAATATCGATGAAATATATACCCGGGAAATAACCCATTTTTCTCGTACCGAAAAACCGTTAACTTTATGATTATTAGTAATATAGATCAAAAGGTTAGTGGTTTTTTTTTCTATAATCGGAAGGACTACTATTAAATTGTGCATGAAAGCTTTTAGAGAAATAACTGATATCATTGAAGCCACAATCGTAAGCTATATTTGACACCCTTAAGTCGGTATTCATCAAAAGATCTTTTGCTTTTTCTAATCTTTTCTGATTGATATAACGTTTTGGAGAACAATCATAGATGCTTTGAAATTTCCTCTTAAATGTCGATAAACTCATCCCTGCAATACTCGCATAATCCTGTACGCTAATGTCTTCGTATAGGTGAGTTTCAATCATATTTTTGAAATCTAAGTTTACAGGACTAAATAAATCACTGAACATATGACTCAGATTTTCTGAAAAATGAGAGTTGACTAAGAGTAATAACAATTCCTTTACTTTTAATTGAATCAATTCGTCTGTGACAATGGAAGGATTTTCAAAATAAAAATTAAGGCTACTGATATAATTTTCAATCATCGAAGAAATCTTAAGCTTTTCAGCTGTACTATGTTTCTTCCCCTTATTCTCTGATAAAAATGAAGGGAGCTGATTTGCATATATAGATTGTAAAGTTTCTGGATAAAGATGAACAAGAATGGCCTCGTTTTGTGTTTCGTCTTTATTTTCCTTCCAGAAGTTCATATAAGCACCACATTTCATAAAGAGACTATCAGAAGATTGCACCGATAACTTTTCTTGAGGAACGTATAATTCAGCTTCTCCTTTTAGAATATGTAAAAAACAAGCTTCATTTTCCATTTTGGTATTGGCCTTAAATGGAGGAGTAAATTTTACTTTCTCCATCACGGCTTTACCATGTAAATCGAAACTTTCTCTGTTGATAATCATATTTAGGCACTTTTTGCAATTTTAGCAGCTTTTCTAGGGTGTGGCATTCCCGTTTCTGCATAATATTTTAACTCTTCTAATACTTCTTCAAATGATTTGCCAAGACCGACTTTTAATATAGGAGAAAGAAGATTTCCAAACGTTATTATTTTTGCATCGGCATCCCAATGTAAAAGGGTCTTATCATTATTAATGGACTCTAAGCGAACAGAAACATGATTTCTTTTTATGGGTAATACGGAAGACGTATTGATGGGTGTCACATCAAATTCGAAATGGAAATTATCCTTATTGTAATAAGTAATGATTTCGTTGGCTTGTGGTCCGTCTTCTTTTTTATTCGATAAATCGCATACTCTACCGTGCACTGCAGCACCATCTTTTATTTCTCCTTGTTTTTCAACTGATCTAGGCACAATTGACATCCACTCATAGGCATTATGGAATTCTTCTGCGACAATATTCCATACTGCAAGACGGTCTTTTTGAATAATAATTTCTTTTGAGATTTTCATAATGATATTTGATTAAGAGTTTATGTTTTTGATCTATTACAAATATCATAGTTGAAGGAAGGATACTATTGGTGAAAAAGCTCAATGAATAGGAATATTGGTTCAATGTTTATTTTGAACTTTTTTTACAAATAGTCTATCAATGAGTCACTTTTATTTGATGTTTCACCTTATTAGATGGTGTGCCCTTAGATTTATTTTTTATTCTTCGAATCAGTATGTAGATGAAATATACAATGATCAACCCATAAAAAAGAGGAGTAGTAAAGTAGGTAGTCGGGTATATCGCTCCTAAAGTAACACTACTCACTCCAATACTCACAAACCATAGTAGAGATGTGATCGTAAAACCCCAAATGATATTACTTGTAGTAAGTAAAGGATATCTTTTTATGCGTTTTTTTTCGGTCCTTTTGAAATAAATAAAGAAACCACTAATACATAAAAATCCACAAATTAACCCCATCAAGCAATAGACTACTTTTAAAACTATCCCACCAAAATCTCCAAAATGAAGCGCCTCTTGCATATAATATAAATGTCCACCGATACCACTTTCACGAATATCAAATTTCTTAAGCAGATGATAGTCGTCTTTATCTAATACAACAAAATTGGTGTGTCTTTCAAAAGGCATATTAGGAATGTCTCCAAATACGATCACAGAGTTACTTCCGTCTTTGGAAGGAGAAATCATATCTGGAATCATATCAGGGAAATTCTGTTTTGTTGCTTGTAGAACACTCAAATAGTCTATAGTTTTTGTCTGATCAATAGTTTTATCAATAGGGAATTCTTGAGGTATAAATTTACCTGGACGATGACCCAACATAGGTTTCTCCAATTTAGGTTGAAAACCTAACCAAGTGCCTGTTATCGCAATGATCAATTGTATGACGATGGTAGCTAGTCCTATAAATTTGTGAAGGTCGGCATACTTTACTCTATTATTTTTACTCCTCACCTGACCAAAACGCTGTTTTTTGGTGAAATCAAAATAGAGAAAAATACTAATGATTAATGATATGGTAAGCAGTATGCCAAAAAATCCCACCCATTGTCGACCATAAAGTCCTTCAAATAATCGAACATGAATGTTTCTAATAAAGAAACTGAATGAGCGATACATATTTCTTTCACCTATGATTGTATTTGTATAAGGGTTAAGATAGACTTCCTGTGTGATTTTAGCTGGAGAGTTGGGATCGTCTAAAAATACAGTCACTTTCCATGTTCTATCTTCACTTTTAGGAACATTTATTCGATAACCATTATTCTCCGGGTATTTATCAAGTACTTTATTAATTCCCTTATTAATGTTTTTGGGAAGTTCTTTGGGAGTTACAAAGAATAAATCGGGACGAAGCATTTCATCGATTTCAAATTTGAAAACGGCCAATGCACCTGTAATACTGACGATGCCAATAAACAGTCCAGTATATAACCCGATCCAACTATGTAATGCCCAAAGCTTTTTTCTCATGACCTAGAATTTTACAGTTAACCCTAAAGTGAAGTTTCTTGGCATTCCAGGGAATACTCTATCGTAATTGTAACCACCTACATAATACGTTTCGTTGGTTAAGTTTTTGATATTGGCAGAGACTCTAAATGCTCCAATGTTGTAATAAACTGCCATATCCCATAGCATATAATCAGGAAGCACTAACTCTGGGTTATTCGTGAAACGGTCGCCGACATATTGTCCACCAAAACCAATTCCTAAACCTCTTAAAGTACCTCTTTGGAAATCATATTTTGTCCAGAAACCTGCTTGATGCTTAGGTGCATTTTCTTTTTGTCTTCCTACTTCTTCTGGATTATCCGATGCGGTAATAGTAGCATTGTTAAATGCATAATTGGTTGAGATAGATAGGGCAGGTGTAATCTGACCGTTCAATTCCAATTCGAAACCTTTCGATTGTTCTTCACCTCTCTGAATCAGTTTGTCTACATCGTTTGGATCTTGAACTAAGATATTGTTTACAGTGATCATATACACCGATGCAGTAGCAGATAGTTTACCATCGAAGAACTCTCCTTTAGCACCTGTTTCCCACATATTTGATTTTCTTGGATCAAATGGTCCACCATTCTGAGATGCATTCATTTTGTAATCCTGAGGTTGGAATCCTTCAGTATATGTTCCGTATAAATTGATAGTGTTTGTCAGTTCATAAGTTAGACCAAATCGAGGCAGTAATGCATTTTGATCTTTCGATACTTTCTCACCATTTTCAATACGCACATCTTTATAATATTCTTGGCGCACCCCCATTAATAAATGCCATTTTTTGTAATCCAATTGTTCCTGAATATAGAAGCCCATCGTATGATTTTGAGTATACGATCCAGCACCCATTTGAATCGATCGGTTGGGATCATAATAATAGTCATTAGGATTACTATTTCCGTACTGAGGATTGTCTAAATCAAAATCAGGTACTCCATCTGCCTCACCTCTTGCTTGTCTTTCGTTTTTATCATAGGTTTTGCTTGAATAATCGAAGCCAACCATCACAGTATGTCCTACTTTACCAGTATTGAACTTGGATACAAAATAGTTTGTGATATTGTCCGCATTTTCATATTCATCACGCTCAACATAGCGCATTTCTAAAACACTTGGTGTAATGTATTTACCGTTTGTTCTATGTTCGGCCAATTCGCCTGTAGAACGGAACATCATATAAGAGGAGTTAAACGATAACCAATCCGTGATCTTTTGGTTCCAAGAGAAAGTAGTATACAAGTTATTTAGTTTCAAGTAGTCTCCAGGTTGTGACGTAGACAAAGTAATTGGTGTCTGATTTAAATCAGTACTGCCTTCATAATTGGGTTTACCTCTGTCTAGTTTTGTGTTGTTTTGCATATAGACCACATCCACATTAAAACGGGTATTTTCGTTTTGAATATAAGATACTGACGGAGCAATATAGAATGACTCTCCGCCCATATTATCTCTAAAACCATCTGTAGTTTGGTATCCCGCATTCAATCGGTATAAGACTTTTTCATTTTTGGTTAACGGACCTGTTACATCGACATTGGCCTTGTAAGTATTAAAACTTCCGGCAGAAACGGTAGCAGAACCTTGTTGAACAGTCAGTGGTTTTTTGGTCACAAAGTTTATGGTACCACCAGGGTTTGTATTGGCAAATAGGGCAGAAGCAGGACCTTTAATTACCTCCACTCTTTCATATAAACCAATAATAGGTTGTGTCCAGAAGTTAAATGCGGTTTTTAATCCGTTGACCAATTGTCCATCCTGATTTCTGTATCCACGTACCGTAAAATCGTTATAAATCGTATATTGGTTTACACCCGATACATTTCGAACCACATCACCTAAATAATAAGCTTGCTGATCCAATATTAATTCTTTAGTGACGGTAGAAATCGATAAAGGAGCGTCTTTTATCATCGTTCCTGTCCTTGTCGCACTAAAAGTATAAGCATTATTGTACGATTCGTTTTCTACACCAATAATTTCCACTTGTTGAAGCTCTCTAGTATTCTCTTCTAAAGTGAAATTCTGTTGTATATTTTGATCTTTTTGAATAGTAACGGTCAGTGTTTGTTTCTTATAGCCCACAAAATAGGCTACTAATTGATGTTCACCCTTAGGCACATTATTTATTCTATATTCTCCGTTTTCGTTGGTTGTAGCACTTAATTTCGAATTAAGAATACCCACACTTACGGATAGAAGTTTATTCCCATTTTGATCGACAACCTTACCTTGAATCGTTTGTTGTGCAAATAGTAAAGTGGGGAATAAGAAAGTTATTATAGTGAAATATCTCTTAGCAATCATTTTTTGATAAATACAGGTTTACAATGATGTCGCAATGTATTTATTTTATTTAG from Flammeovirga yaeyamensis includes these protein-coding regions:
- a CDS encoding helix-turn-helix domain-containing protein, whose product is MIINRESFDLHGKAVMEKVKFTPPFKANTKMENEACFLHILKGEAELYVPQEKLSVQSSDSLFMKCGAYMNFWKENKDETQNEAILVHLYPETLQSIYANQLPSFLSENKGKKHSTAEKLKISSMIENYISSLNFYFENPSIVTDELIQLKVKELLLLLVNSHFSENLSHMFSDLFSPVNLDFKNMIETHLYEDISVQDYASIAGMSLSTFKRKFQSIYDCSPKRYINQKRLEKAKDLLMNTDLRVSNIAYDCGFNDISYFSKSFHAQFNSSPSDYRKKNH
- a CDS encoding SRPBCC family protein; amino-acid sequence: MKISKEIIIQKDRLAVWNIVAEEFHNAYEWMSIVPRSVEKQGEIKDGAAVHGRVCDLSNKKEDGPQANEIITYYNKDNFHFEFDVTPINTSSVLPIKRNHVSVRLESINNDKTLLHWDADAKIITFGNLLSPILKVGLGKSFEEVLEELKYYAETGMPHPRKAAKIAKSA
- a CDS encoding PepSY-associated TM helix domain-containing protein, which codes for MRKKLWALHSWIGLYTGLFIGIVSITGALAVFKFEIDEMLRPDLFFVTPKELPKNINKGINKVLDKYPENNGYRINVPKSEDRTWKVTVFLDDPNSPAKITQEVYLNPYTNTIIGERNMYRSFSFFIRNIHVRLFEGLYGRQWVGFFGILLTISLIISIFLYFDFTKKQRFGQVRSKNNRVKYADLHKFIGLATIVIQLIIAITGTWLGFQPKLEKPMLGHRPGKFIPQEFPIDKTIDQTKTIDYLSVLQATKQNFPDMIPDMISPSKDGSNSVIVFGDIPNMPFERHTNFVVLDKDDYHLLKKFDIRESGIGGHLYYMQEALHFGDFGGIVLKVVYCLMGLICGFLCISGFFIYFKRTEKKRIKRYPLLTTSNIIWGFTITSLLWFVSIGVSSVTLGAIYPTTYFTTPLFYGLIIVYFIYILIRRIKNKSKGTPSNKVKHQIKVTH
- a CDS encoding TonB-dependent receptor; this encodes MIAKRYFTIITFLFPTLLFAQQTIQGKVVDQNGNKLLSVSVGILNSKLSATTNENGEYRINNVPKGEHQLVAYFVGYKKQTLTVTIQKDQNIQQNFTLEENTRELQQVEIIGVENESYNNAYTFSATRTGTMIKDAPLSISTVTKELILDQQAYYLGDVVRNVSGVNQYTIYNDFTVRGYRNQDGQLVNGLKTAFNFWTQPIIGLYERVEVIKGPASALFANTNPGGTINFVTKKPLTVQQGSATVSAGSFNTYKANVDVTGPLTKNEKVLYRLNAGYQTTDGFRDNMGGESFYIAPSVSYIQNENTRFNVDVVYMQNNTKLDRGKPNYEGSTDLNQTPITLSTSQPGDYLKLNNLYTTFSWNQKITDWLSFNSSYMMFRSTGELAEHRTNGKYITPSVLEMRYVERDEYENADNITNYFVSKFNTGKVGHTVMVGFDYSSKTYDKNERQARGEADGVPDFDLDNPQYGNSNPNDYYYDPNRSIQMGAGSYTQNHTMGFYIQEQLDYKKWHLLMGVRQEYYKDVRIENGEKVSKDQNALLPRFGLTYELTNTINLYGTYTEGFQPQDYKMNASQNGGPFDPRKSNMWETGAKGEFFDGKLSATASVYMITVNNILVQDPNDVDKLIQRGEEQSKGFELELNGQITPALSISTNYAFNNATITASDNPEEVGRQKENAPKHQAGFWTKYDFQRGTLRGLGIGFGGQYVGDRFTNNPELVLPDYMLWDMAVYYNIGAFRVSANIKNLTNETYYVGGYNYDRVFPGMPRNFTLGLTVKF